Proteins found in one Aethina tumida isolate Nest 87 chromosome 1, icAetTumi1.1, whole genome shotgun sequence genomic segment:
- the LOC109594946 gene encoding UDP-glycosyltransferase UGT5-like yields the protein MFVRLCLIFIVTNCLYTHGNASKILCVFNMASPSHYILGSAYAKALAEKGHDVTVVSPFEEKNPPKNGTLRSIVLTGFKEDHEKLLEEADHFNNDKPTFAKVALILSKIVHMTEKTLQHPNFQELINSDEKFDVVVIEQFFNDALKGLASHFDAPLILFNSVGANNFVNPLVGNPSPPSYIPDMMQDFSSNMSFFQRVKNTLSIQALSLVNYFYIYPAHGKLMKKYIPRASDYTEVIYNASLVFLNSDPSINMAVPKVPCMIDIGGLHVQQPKQLPADLKAFLDGAKEGVIYFSMGSNLRSKNLPIEKRQSLLNVFSKLKLKILWKWEDDVLPGQPKNVKLNKWLPQPDVLAHPNVKLFITHGGYLSTTEAIYHGKPVLAIPVFADQFLNSKNLELQGYGKHIPFIDLNEENLSRVLDELLNNPEYARHAQRGSKIMRDKIVNPKDAAVYWTEYVIRHQGASHLKVAGVNLPLYKYLLLDVYLFLTVVVLSVIYLLILLKRICRRLLQRKSKKD from the exons ATGTTTGTACGTCTGTGCCTTATCTTTATTGTTACGAATTGTTTATATACACACGGCAATGCTTCCAAAATTCTGTGCGTCTTTAACATGGCTTCCCCTAGTCACTACATTCTAGGAAGTGCTTACGCCAAAGCATTGGCAGAAAAAGGACACGATGTTACGGTTGTGAGCccttttgaagaaaaaaatccACCCAAAAATGGCACTTTAAGAAGTATTGTGTTAACTGGATTTAAGGAAGACCATGAAA AATTATTGGAAGAAGcagatcattttaataatgacaaGCCTACTTTTGCCAAGGTCGCActcattttatcaaaaatagtgCATATGACAGAGAAAACACTGCAACATCCAAATTTTCAAGAGTTGATTAACTCAGATGAAAAGTTTGATGTAGTTGTAatagaacaattttttaatgatgcaCTTAAAGGTTTAGCGTCACATTTCGACGcaccattaatattatttaattcggTTGGAgccaataattttgttaatcctTTGGTTGGAAACCCTTCACCGCCATCCTATATTCCGGATATGATGCAagatttttcttcaaatatgtCATTTTTCCAAAGAGTGAAGAATACTTTATCCATTCAAGCCTTATCGTtggtaaactatttttatatatatcccGCCCACggaaagttaatgaaaaaatacatcCCGAGAGCCTCAGATTATACTGAGGTCATATACAATGCATCACTAGTTTTTCTTAACTCCGATCCAAGTATAAACATGGCGGTTCCCAAGGTTCCATGCATGATAGATATTGGAGGTTTACATGTTCAGCAACCAAAACAACTGCCTGCGGATTTAAAGGCTTTTTTGGATGGCGCTAAAGAGGgagtaatttatttcagtatgGGTTCTAATCTTCGAAGCAAAAATTTGCCTATAGAAAAAAGACAATCTTTATTAAACGTATTTTCTAAACTGAAGCTTAAAATTCTTTGGAAATGGGAAGATGACGTTTTACCCGGTCaaccaaaaaatgttaaattaaacaagtgGTTGCCTCAACCAGATGTTCTAG CACATCCAAATGTAAAACTTTTCATAACACATGGAGGTTATCTGAGTACCACTGAAGCTATCTATCATGGAAAACCAGTTCTGGCTATACCAGTGTTTGCGGATCAGTTtttgaattcaaaaaatttagagttacAAGGCTATGGTAAACATATTCCGTTTATAGATCTAAATGAGGAAAATTTATCAAGAGTGCTTGATGAGTTACTTAACAATCCTGA ATACGCTAGGCATGCGCAAAGGGGCTCTAAAATTATGCGTGACAAAATAGTTAATCCCAAAGATGCTGCTGTGTATTGGACAGAATATGTGATACGTCATCAAGGAGCGTCTCATTTGAAAGTTGCTGGAGTAAATTTGCCGctatataaatatcttttactagatgtttatttatttttgactgtTGTTGTCCTATCTGTGATATATTTGCTAATACTACTAAAAAGAATTTGTAGGAGATTACTAcaaagaaaaagtaaaaaagattaa
- the LOC109595534 gene encoding UDP-glycosyltransferase UGT5, with translation MCTRLSFIILLSCLWSVTYSAKILCVFYLAGPSHYILGNSYARALAESGHDVTMISPFKENNPPINGSYRDIVLTGFKEEHEEFMKKFDLFNRDSATFMSLINFIKSTIELTERTLQHPNVQKLMNSGEKFDAVVVEQFLNEALKGLAPHFEAPLIIFSSVGANNWVNPLVGNPSPPSYVSDMNYNFPSDMTFLQRLQNTLMIQVGALMNYFYVYPTHGEIMKKYIPKAPHYSEVIYNASLVLLNSDSSINAPVPKVPNMVEIGGYHVQPPKKLPADLKTFLDDAKEGVVYFSMGSNLRSKNLPLEKRQAILNAFSKLKLKVLWKWEDDVLPGQPKNVKLSKWLPQPDVLAHPNVKLFITHGGYLSTTEAVYHGKPVIALPVFGDQFLNAGNIELRGMGKYIRFRDLTEENLTSMLNELLNNPIYFENAQRGSKIMHDKQVSPKENAVFWTEYVIRHKGAPHLKVAGVNLPLYKYLLLDVYGLLALVVISVVYALKTVCKKLWCRKNQLKSEKICMKKNN, from the exons ATGTGTACGCGTTTGAGTTTTATTATACTCTTAAGCTGTTTGTGGTCAGTTACATACAGTGCAAAAATTTTGTGTGTTTTTTATCTGGCTGGTCCAAGTCATTATATTTTGGGTAACTCGTACGCCAGAGCTTTGGCAGAAAGTGGCCATGACGTCACTATGATCAGCCcattcaaagaaaataatccACCAATAAATGGTAGTTATCGGGATATCGTTCTGACTGGATTTAAAGAAGAACACGagg aatttatgaaaaagttTGACCTTTTTAATCGTGATTCAGCTACATTCATGTcactgattaattttattaaaagtacaatAGAATTAACTGAAAGAACGTTGCAACATCCAAACGTGCAAAAGCTGATGAACTCCGGTGAAAAATTTGATGCTGTAGTGGTGgagcaatttttaaatgaagctCTTAAAGGACTTGCTCCACATTTTGAAGcacctttaataatatttagctCAGTTGGTGCGAACAATTGGGTGAATCCTCTAGTTGGAAATCCTTCACCGCCGTCATATGTGTCGGATATGAATTACAATTTTCCAAGCGATATGACCTTCTTACAAAGGTTACAGAATACCCTTATGATTCAAGTTGGAGCTTTAATGAACTACTTTTATGTTTATCCAACACATGGGGAAATCATGAAGAAGTACATTCCAAAAGCTCCTCATTATTCTGAAGTTATATATAATGCTTCTTTGgttttactaaattcagactcCAGCATAAACGCACCTGTACCTAAGGTTCCCAATATGGTTGAAATCGGAGGATATCATGTCCAACCACCAAAGAAACTTCCTGCTGATTTGAAAACGTTTTTAGATGATGCCAAAGAAGGGGTAGTTTATTTCAGTATGGGCTCTAATCTTCGGAGTAAAAATTTACCCTTGGAAAAAAGACAAGCTATTTTAAATgcgttttctaaattaaaacttaaggTTCTTTGGAAATGGGAAGACGATGTTTTACCAGGTCAGCCGAAAAACGTTAAACTTAGTAAGTGGCTGCCTCAACCCGATGTTTTGG CTCACCCAAATGTGAAGCTTTTTATCACACATGGCGGATATTTGAGCACAACTGAGGCTGTTTACCACGGGAAACCAGTAATTGCTTTACCAGTATTTGGTGACCAGTTCTTAAACGCTGGAAACATAGAGTTAAGAGGAATGGGAAAGTATATTCGATTCCGAGATTTGactgaagaaaatttaacgtcAATGTTAAacgagttattaaataatcccAT atattttgaaaatgcccAAAGAGGTTCCAAGATTATGCACGATAAGCAAGTGTCACCTAAAGAAAATGCTGTCTTTTGGACTGAATACGTCATCCGCCATAAAGGAGCTCCACATCTTAAAGTAGCCGGTGTTAACTTGCCATTGtataaatacttattattgGATGTTTATGGACTTTTGGCATTAGTTGTAATTTCTGTGGTATATGCACTTAAAActgtatgtaaaaaattgtggTGTCGGAAGAACCAACTAAAATCAGAAAAGATATGTatgaaaaagaataattaa
- the LOC109594956 gene encoding UDP-glycosyltransferase UGT5, producing the protein MKLLLNLMLLYCFVMFINGEKILCVFPLPARSHFILGNAYAQALLEKGHHVTVISPFEENKQLKNYSYRNILLTGYDETDFINSKKLFNENTNSLFSMIAYYRVMMDLTELILQHPNVQTLIHSDEKFDVVVVEQFLNDALKGLAPHFGASLIIFSTVGINNWVNSLVGNPSPPSYISDVSQNYPTNMTFFQRLQNTLLIQCEAFVHRVFVYPAHGELMKKYIPKAPHYSEVFFNASIVLLNSDSSITAAIPKVPSMIDIGGIHILTPKELTGDLKIILDTAKEGVIYFSMGSNLRSNDIPVHKRQAILNTFAKLKQKVLWKWEQDVLPGQPSNVILSKWFPQQDILAHPNVKIFITHGGYLSLTEAVFHGKPLLALPVFADQYLNARNIEMYGFGRQVPFHDLNEQIFSELLDDLIKNPIYEENIQKRKQIMHDKQNKPKENAVFWTEYVIRHKGAPHLKVAGVHLPLYKYLLLDVYFFLILIIVVVVYLLFFLCKLLYYKNKSAKFKQVVKKNK; encoded by the exons atgaaattacttttaaatttaatgttattatattgttttgtaaTGTTTATAAACGGTGAGAAAATATTGTGCGTATTTCCCTTGCCGGCGCGAAGCCATTTTATTTTGGGAAATGCATATGCTCAGGCGTTGTTAGAAAAGGGTCACCATGTAACCGTGATTAGTccttttgaagaaaataaacaattgaaaaattatagttatagaAATATCCTTTTGACTGGATATGATGAAACAG ATTTCataaacagtaaaaaattgttcaacgAAAATACAAATTCGTTATTTTCGATGATTGCGTATTACAGAGTAATGATGGATTTGACTGAGTTGATTTTACAACATCCAAATGTTCAAACATTGATTCATTCTGATGAAAAATTTGACGTGGTAGTGgtcgaacaatttttaaatgatgcaCTTAAAGGACTTGCGCCACATTTTGGAGCTTcgcttataatatttagtacagTAGGAATTAATAACTGGGTTAATTCTCTCGTTGGAAATCCTTCTCCACCGTCATATATATCCGATGTTAGTCAAAACTACCCCACTAATATGACATTCTTCCAGAGATTACAGAATACTTTGTTGATTCAGTGCGAAGCCTTTGTTCATAGGGTTTTTGTTTATCCGGCACATGGGgagttaatgaaaaaatatattccaaaGGCGCCGCACTATTCTGAGGTTTTCTTCAATGCTTCAATAGTTTTACTCAACTCAGATTCTAGCATTACTGCAGCCATTCCAAAAGTCCCGAGTATGATAGATATTGGAGGTATTCATATTTTGACTCCAAAAGAACTGACTggggatttaaaaattattttggacACCGCTAAAGAAggtgttatttatttcagcATGGGTTCTAACCTACGTAGTAATGATATACCAGTGCATAAAAGACAAGCAATTTTAAACACGTTTGCCAAGTTGAAACAGAAAGTTCTTTGGAAATGGGAACAGGATGTTTTACCAGGTCAACCAAGTAATGTTATATTAAGTAAATGGTTTCCCCAACAAGATATCTTAG CCCAtccaaatgttaaaatattcattacacATGGtggttatttaagtttaactgAAGCAGTGTTTCATGGAAAACCACTGCTAGCTCTTCCTGTATTTGCTGACCAATATCTAAATGCTAGAAATATAGAAATGTACGGATTTGGAAGGCAAGTACCTTTTCATGATTTAAACGAACAAATCTTTAGTGAATTGCTCGATGatcttattaaaaatccaat atatgaagaaaatattcaaaaaagaaaGCAAATTATGCACGACAAGCAAAATAAGCCTAAAGAAAACGCAGTGTTTTGGACTGAATATGTTATTCGTCATAAAGGCGCACCGCATTTGAAGGTTGCTGGTGTTCATTTACCTCTTTACAAGTATCTTTTGCTAgacgtttatttttttctgattttaataattgtagttgtggtatatttattatttttcttatgtaaattattatattataaaaataaatcagcaAAATTCAAACAAGTTGTaaagaagaataaataa